The Euzebya sp. genome includes a window with the following:
- a CDS encoding acyl-CoA carboxylase subunit beta: MDEALHAGSERAVESQHAKGKLTARERIDLLLDEGSFVETDRLAVHRATGFGLEDRKMPGDGVVTGYGTVDGRQVCVFAQDFTVFGGSLGEVFAEKIVKVMDLALTMGVPMIGLNDSGGARIQEGVVSLGGYGEIFHRNVQASGVIPQISAIMGPCAGGAVYSPAMTDFIFMVKETSHMFITGPEVIKTVTGEDVSMEELGGAMSHNTKSGVAHFAADDEEACIADIQYLLSYLPQNNLEDAPYEVPTDDPDRVDEDLNTFMPDSNNVPYDMREIISRVVDDGEFLEVQEHFATNLTVGFARLNGHVVGIVGNQPMALAGTLNISASEKGARFVRTCDAFNIPIVTFEDVPGFLPGTEQEWGGIIRHGAKLLYAYCEATVPKLTVITRKAYGGAYDVMGSKHVGADVNLAWPTAEVAVMGAQGAVNILYRKELADADDVDAARAEFIEYYDDRFATPWIAAERGYVDDVIEPAETRPKLIRALELCKSKRQSRPPRKHGNIPL, translated from the coding sequence ATGGACGAGGCGCTGCACGCCGGGTCCGAGCGCGCCGTCGAGTCCCAGCACGCCAAGGGCAAGCTGACCGCGCGCGAGCGCATCGACCTGCTGCTCGACGAGGGGTCCTTCGTCGAGACCGACCGGCTGGCCGTCCACCGCGCCACCGGCTTCGGGCTCGAGGACCGCAAGATGCCGGGCGACGGCGTCGTGACCGGCTACGGCACGGTCGACGGCCGGCAGGTCTGCGTCTTCGCGCAGGACTTCACGGTCTTCGGCGGTTCCCTCGGGGAGGTGTTCGCGGAGAAGATCGTCAAGGTCATGGACCTCGCCCTGACGATGGGCGTCCCGATGATCGGGCTCAACGACTCCGGCGGCGCCCGCATCCAGGAGGGCGTCGTGTCCCTCGGCGGGTACGGCGAGATCTTCCACCGCAACGTCCAGGCCAGCGGCGTCATCCCCCAGATCTCGGCGATCATGGGGCCCTGCGCGGGCGGGGCGGTCTACTCCCCGGCGATGACCGACTTCATCTTCATGGTGAAGGAGACGTCGCACATGTTCATCACCGGCCCGGAGGTCATCAAGACCGTCACCGGCGAGGACGTGTCGATGGAGGAGCTCGGCGGCGCGATGAGCCACAACACCAAGTCGGGGGTGGCGCACTTCGCCGCCGACGACGAGGAGGCGTGCATCGCCGACATCCAGTACCTGCTGAGCTACCTGCCGCAGAACAACCTCGAGGACGCGCCCTACGAGGTGCCGACCGACGACCCGGACCGGGTCGACGAGGACCTCAACACCTTCATGCCGGACTCGAACAACGTCCCCTACGACATGCGGGAGATCATCAGCCGCGTCGTCGACGACGGGGAGTTCCTCGAGGTCCAGGAGCACTTCGCCACCAACCTCACCGTCGGCTTCGCCCGCCTGAACGGTCACGTGGTCGGCATCGTCGGCAACCAGCCGATGGCGCTCGCGGGGACCCTCAACATCTCCGCGTCGGAGAAGGGCGCGCGGTTCGTCCGCACCTGCGACGCGTTCAACATCCCGATCGTCACCTTCGAGGACGTCCCCGGGTTCCTCCCCGGCACCGAGCAGGAGTGGGGCGGCATCATCCGCCACGGCGCGAAGCTGCTGTACGCCTACTGCGAGGCGACGGTGCCGAAGCTGACCGTCATCACGCGGAAGGCCTACGGCGGCGCCTACGACGTGATGGGGTCCAAGCACGTCGGCGCGGACGTCAACCTCGCGTGGCCGACCGCCGAGGTGGCGGTCATGGGCGCCCAGGGCGCGGTCAACATCCTGTACCGCAAGGAGCTGGCTGACGCCGACGACGTCGACGCGGCCCGCGCGGAGTTCATCGAGTACTACGACGACCGCTTCGCCACCCCGTGGATCGCCGCCGAGCGGGGCTACGTCGACGACGTGATCGAGCCGGCCGAGACGCGTCCCAAGCTGATCCGGGCCCTCGAGCTGTGCAAGTCCAAGAGGCAGTCCCGCCCGCCGCGCAAGCACGGCAACATCCCCCTGTAG
- a CDS encoding acyl-CoA carboxylase epsilon subunit, translating into MTRITIAQDGVTPEEVAAVTAAIAALAAARAPDAPTRPPSWGRAARLEHIGQAPLSSARDARLTHRPSGALPPVATRADA; encoded by the coding sequence GTGACCCGCATCACCATCGCCCAGGACGGCGTGACCCCCGAGGAGGTCGCCGCCGTCACCGCGGCGATCGCCGCCCTGGCCGCCGCGCGCGCGCCGGACGCCCCGACCCGACCGCCGTCCTGGGGGCGGGCGGCCCGCCTCGAGCACATCGGGCAGGCACCGCTCTCCTCCGCCCGTGACGCGCGCCTGACCCACCGGCCGTCGGGCGCGCTCCCGCCGGTGGCCACCCGCGCCGACGCCTGA
- a CDS encoding plastocyanin/azurin family copper-binding protein, with protein MRRPTALLILVLALALGACSRQEPEVSANDQVPASMQIAESEGGEAAEGGEGGGGEAAEADATWVAEQLAFTSAPDVVPADGATLGLEIIGALPHNVVFEGFQGDAILVEGAGEGFFTGDAAIPAGTYTYYCSIAGHRAAGMEGEITVE; from the coding sequence ATGCGCCGTCCCACCGCCCTCCTGATCCTGGTCCTGGCCCTCGCGCTGGGTGCCTGCAGCAGGCAGGAGCCAGAGGTGAGCGCCAACGACCAGGTGCCCGCGAGCATGCAGATCGCCGAGTCCGAGGGCGGCGAGGCCGCCGAGGGCGGCGAGGGCGGGGGTGGCGAGGCGGCCGAGGCCGACGCCACCTGGGTCGCCGAGCAGCTCGCGTTCACGAGCGCCCCCGACGTCGTGCCGGCCGACGGCGCCACGCTGGGCCTCGAGATCATCGGCGCCCTGCCCCACAACGTGGTGTTCGAGGGCTTCCAGGGCGACGCGATCCTGGTCGAGGGCGCCGGCGAGGGGTTCTTCACCGGCGACGCGGCCATCCCCGCCGGGACCTACACCTACTACTGCTCCATCGCCGGGCACCGCGCCGCCGGCATGGAGGGTGAGATCACCGTCGAGTAG